One window from the genome of Pseudonocardia hierapolitana encodes:
- a CDS encoding MBL fold metallo-hydrolase, producing the protein MTLRRLVVGVLQTNCWIVTDGAEALVVDPGDQPERILAATADLHVSAILLTHAHFDHVLAVPELVDAWAVPVLAHTAESPVWPHELATVRRDGHWDAGTATVRLLAADPSQLAPPDRLWDGAFTPVEDLQEIHIGALTARVLHTPGHTPGGISLLVDGHLLSGDTLFPGGPGLTGPPLSDFPTIIDSVRRLLELPDGTRIHPGHGLDTTVATERPHVHEWIARGW; encoded by the coding sequence ATGACCCTGCGCAGGCTGGTCGTCGGGGTGCTGCAGACCAACTGCTGGATCGTCACCGACGGCGCCGAGGCGCTCGTCGTCGACCCCGGCGACCAGCCGGAGCGGATCCTCGCCGCGACCGCGGACCTGCACGTGTCGGCCATCCTGCTCACCCACGCGCACTTCGACCACGTGCTGGCGGTGCCCGAGCTGGTCGACGCGTGGGCCGTGCCCGTGCTGGCTCATACCGCCGAGTCGCCGGTGTGGCCGCACGAGCTGGCCACCGTCCGGCGCGACGGGCACTGGGACGCCGGTACCGCCACGGTCCGGTTGCTCGCCGCCGACCCTTCGCAGCTCGCGCCGCCGGATCGGCTGTGGGACGGCGCCTTCACGCCGGTGGAGGACCTCCAGGAGATCCATATCGGAGCGCTCACCGCCCGGGTGCTGCACACACCCGGCCACACACCCGGCGGGATCAGCCTCCTCGTCGACGGCCACCTGCTGAGCGGCGACACCCTCTTTCCCGGCGGCCCCGGACTCACCGGTCCACCGCTCTCCGACTTTCCCACGATCATCGACTCGGTGCGCAGGCTTCTCGAACTCCCCGACGGGACCCGGATACATCCCGGCCACGGCCTCGACACCACCGTCGCGACCGAGCGCCCCCACGTACACGAATGGATTGCGCGAGGCTGGTGA
- a CDS encoding DsbA family oxidoreductase, whose product MATIEVWSDLLCPFAYVGLLRLRRARERLGLDVRIEHHTFPLELFDGPHPRRGTDTEAVGLGQVEPEAGFRVWTAADDLYPHTVLLAAEAVHAASAQSLTAGEELDLALRRAFWTESRSISHRQVILDVAAGTTHVDVGELTTALDDGRHRKQVMADFAVACSDAIPASPTFRLPDGSTVTNPGIEVHWEGPFAQGFPVVDAHDAGVYDELLRRAG is encoded by the coding sequence ATGGCCACCATCGAGGTGTGGTCCGACCTGTTGTGCCCGTTCGCGTACGTCGGGCTGCTGCGGTTGCGCCGCGCCCGCGAGCGGCTCGGGCTCGACGTGCGGATCGAGCACCACACGTTCCCGTTGGAGCTGTTCGACGGCCCGCATCCGCGCCGGGGCACCGACACCGAGGCCGTCGGGCTGGGGCAGGTCGAGCCCGAGGCGGGGTTCCGGGTGTGGACCGCCGCGGACGACCTCTACCCGCACACCGTGCTGCTCGCCGCCGAGGCCGTGCACGCCGCGAGCGCGCAGAGCCTCACCGCGGGGGAGGAGCTCGATCTCGCCCTGCGCAGGGCGTTCTGGACGGAGTCGCGCTCGATCAGCCACCGGCAGGTGATCCTCGACGTCGCCGCCGGGACCACGCATGTCGACGTCGGCGAGCTGACGACGGCGCTCGACGACGGGCGGCATCGCAAACAGGTCATGGCCGACTTCGCCGTCGCGTGCTCGGACGCCATCCCCGCCAGTCCGACGTTCCGCCTGCCGGACGGCAGCACGGTCACCAACCCGGGCATCGAGGTGCACTGGGAGGGGCCGTTCGCCCAGGGCTTCCCGGTCGTGGACGCCCACGACGCAGGCGTCTACGACGAGCTGCTCCGGCGCGCGGGATGA
- a CDS encoding pyridoxamine 5'-phosphate oxidase family protein, whose amino-acid sequence MGLTTEEGLRLVRTYGAAEHWLAVLVTSGRDAPSVSLVNAGVLPHPVTGAQTVAFVARDATAKLRNLRTDPRATLVFRSGWEWVAVRGPVELAGPDDPQAGVDLRQLLRDIYVAAGGEHPDLDEYDRAMAAERRTAVLLKPARFTSNPPGTEHEEN is encoded by the coding sequence ATGGGTCTGACGACGGAAGAGGGACTTCGCCTCGTGCGTACGTACGGCGCCGCGGAGCACTGGCTCGCGGTGCTGGTGACGAGCGGCCGCGACGCGCCCTCGGTCAGCCTGGTCAACGCCGGAGTGCTGCCGCACCCGGTGACCGGCGCGCAGACGGTCGCGTTCGTCGCCCGCGACGCCACCGCCAAGCTCAGGAACCTGCGCACGGACCCGCGCGCCACGCTCGTGTTCCGGTCGGGTTGGGAATGGGTGGCCGTCCGCGGCCCGGTCGAGCTGGCCGGGCCGGACGATCCGCAGGCCGGGGTCGACCTGCGGCAGCTGTTGCGCGACATCTACGTCGCCGCCGGGGGCGAGCATCCCGATCTCGACGAGTACGACCGCGCGATGGCCGCCGAGCGGCGCACCGCGGTGCTGCTGAAGCCGGCGCGGTTCACGAGCAACCCGCCCGGCACCGAGCACGAGGAGAACTGA
- a CDS encoding TetR/AcrR family transcriptional regulator, translated as MDLLAGSAPKERADAVRNRRKVLAAAADLFAARGVAGVSMDDVAAAAGVGKGTLYRRFGDKSGLAAALLDERETHLQQQLLSGPPPLGPGAPAVDRLAAFTAAYLDYVDAHLDVVALSQTASPGARLRTGSHRLWRLHCRILFAEAGTPDPDLRADVLLAALTAEQVRHWRHDENHQLADLTKAMTRLVRSLALGTSRAEEP; from the coding sequence ATGGACCTGCTGGCCGGTAGCGCCCCCAAGGAGCGGGCCGACGCGGTGCGCAACCGGCGCAAGGTGCTCGCCGCAGCGGCCGACCTGTTCGCGGCACGCGGCGTCGCGGGGGTGAGCATGGACGACGTCGCCGCCGCCGCCGGCGTGGGCAAGGGCACGCTGTACCGGCGGTTCGGCGACAAGTCGGGGCTGGCCGCAGCGCTGCTCGACGAGCGAGAGACCCATCTGCAGCAGCAGCTGCTCAGCGGCCCGCCTCCGTTGGGGCCCGGCGCGCCCGCCGTCGATCGGCTCGCCGCGTTCACGGCCGCCTACCTCGACTACGTCGACGCGCACCTCGACGTCGTCGCGCTCTCCCAGACCGCCAGCCCCGGAGCCCGGTTGCGCACGGGCTCGCACCGGCTCTGGCGGCTGCACTGCCGGATCCTGTTCGCCGAGGCCGGGACCCCCGACCCGGACCTGCGCGCCGACGTGCTGCTCGCCGCGCTCACGGCCGAGCAGGTCCGCCACTGGCGCCACGACGAGAACCACCAGCTCGCCGACCTCACGAAGGCGATGACGCGCCTCGTCCGCAGCCTCGCCCTGGGCACGTCCCGGGCCGAGGAGCCGTGA
- a CDS encoding molybdopterin-dependent oxidoreductase, whose translation MATSSNRSVLRRALPPGQRRRRDFPRFGLPFLVPPPVPDDPILAVTGGVEHELRLPLGELIRTLPRVSQVADFHCVATWTATDLRWSGVSFRQFWEQVLVPRCRPAADAVAVIARGADGVQAVIDLRDALADDVMLADELDGRPLDGLHGAPLRLVSPGQYGYKNIKHLTELEVTRTFPKPGRLLGEHQRARVALEERDPYMNARLYRLIGRALIPPILWLNRRSARKAT comes from the coding sequence ATGGCGACATCGAGCAACCGGTCGGTCCTTCGTCGCGCCTTGCCGCCCGGACAGCGCCGTCGACGCGATTTCCCCCGCTTCGGCCTGCCCTTTCTCGTGCCACCCCCGGTGCCGGACGACCCGATCCTCGCCGTCACCGGTGGGGTCGAGCACGAGCTGCGACTCCCACTCGGCGAGCTGATCCGGACGCTCCCCCGCGTCAGCCAGGTCGCCGACTTCCACTGCGTCGCCACCTGGACGGCCACCGACCTGCGTTGGTCAGGGGTCTCGTTCCGGCAGTTCTGGGAACAGGTGCTCGTCCCACGGTGCCGACCCGCTGCCGACGCCGTCGCCGTCATCGCCCGCGGCGCGGACGGCGTGCAGGCCGTCATCGACCTGCGCGACGCGCTCGCCGACGACGTGATGCTCGCCGACGAGCTCGACGGCCGCCCACTGGACGGCCTGCACGGCGCCCCGCTGCGCCTCGTGAGCCCTGGCCAGTACGGCTACAAGAACATCAAGCACCTCACCGAACTCGAGGTCACGCGCACGTTCCCGAAACCGGGACGGCTGCTCGGCGAACACCAGCGCGCTCGGGTGGCCCTCGAGGAGCGAGACCCCTACATGAACGCGCGGCTGTACCGCCTCATCGGCCGGGCCCTGATCCCGCCGATCCTGTGGCTGAACCGCCGATCGGCCCGGAAGGCGACGTAG
- a CDS encoding amidohydrolase family protein, whose product MSPHRTVVRNGHVLTMDPALGDLPAGDVLIEDGVITAVAPSLPVTDAEVVDATGHLVLPGLIDTHRHTWQSLVRGICGDWTLGDYYFGIRLGISPAFTPDDVRLGNFFGAVDALNAGVTTLLDFSHCNNTPDHADGAVRGLQEAGIRAAFCYGFFESSPEATRFGDHAARVADYHRIADTYFASDGLLTLGVSLSEIFGLPWDHTVAELAAARERNALLVNHAGCVFGSVLTTGITEMDALGLLGPDMVHVHCTAFGDAEWEAVARSGGKVSISVETELNMGFGRPVFARCRRHGVRPTLSADVISLGSGDLWHELRFGLGYARSDADLPVNTAGAMPDAVSFTAREALDWSTVNAADALGLGDRIGSLTPGKRADLILVGGPAIEQHPRVDPYATLVFQTTAADVRTVLVDGRIVKRDGVLTGTDLTALTGQADAAADRILGRARDAGRALPGTPRGPGRRSSRWPGSSTSRPSGP is encoded by the coding sequence ATGAGCCCACACCGCACCGTGGTCCGCAACGGTCACGTCCTGACGATGGACCCCGCTCTCGGAGATCTTCCGGCAGGCGACGTGCTGATCGAGGACGGGGTGATCACGGCGGTGGCCCCGTCCCTCCCGGTGACCGACGCCGAGGTCGTGGACGCCACCGGGCACCTCGTGCTGCCGGGCCTGATCGACACGCACCGCCACACCTGGCAGTCCCTGGTCCGCGGGATCTGCGGCGACTGGACCCTCGGCGACTACTACTTCGGCATCCGCCTGGGCATCTCCCCCGCCTTCACGCCGGACGACGTGCGGCTCGGCAACTTCTTCGGCGCGGTCGACGCGCTGAACGCCGGGGTGACGACACTGCTCGACTTCTCGCACTGCAACAACACCCCCGACCACGCCGACGGCGCGGTGCGCGGGCTGCAGGAGGCCGGGATCCGAGCGGCGTTCTGCTACGGCTTCTTCGAGAGCTCGCCGGAGGCGACCCGGTTCGGCGACCACGCGGCCCGCGTCGCGGACTACCACCGCATCGCGGACACCTACTTCGCCTCCGACGGACTGCTCACCCTCGGCGTCTCGCTGTCGGAGATCTTCGGCCTGCCCTGGGACCACACGGTCGCGGAGCTGGCCGCCGCCCGTGAGCGGAACGCCCTGCTCGTCAACCACGCCGGGTGCGTGTTCGGCAGCGTCCTCACCACCGGGATCACCGAGATGGATGCGCTCGGCCTGCTCGGACCGGACATGGTCCACGTGCACTGCACCGCCTTCGGCGACGCGGAGTGGGAGGCGGTGGCCCGCTCCGGCGGGAAGGTGTCCATCTCCGTCGAGACCGAGCTCAACATGGGGTTCGGCCGCCCCGTCTTCGCGCGTTGCCGCCGGCACGGGGTGCGGCCGACGCTGTCCGCCGACGTCATCTCGCTGGGCAGCGGGGACCTGTGGCACGAGCTGCGGTTCGGCCTCGGTTACGCCCGCTCCGATGCCGATCTCCCCGTCAACACCGCGGGGGCGATGCCCGACGCGGTGTCGTTCACCGCCCGGGAGGCGCTGGACTGGAGCACCGTCAACGCCGCAGACGCGCTCGGCCTCGGTGACCGGATCGGCTCGTTGACCCCCGGCAAGCGCGCCGACCTGATCCTGGTCGGCGGCCCCGCGATCGAGCAGCACCCCCGCGTGGACCCGTACGCGACGCTGGTCTTCCAGACCACGGCCGCCGACGTGCGGACCGTGCTCGTCGACGGCCGGATCGTCAAGCGCGACGGCGTGCTGACCGGCACGGACCTCACCGCGCTGACCGGACAGGCCGACGCCGCCGCCGATCGCATCCTCGGCCGGGCCCGCGACGCCGGGCGGGCGCTCCCCGGAACTCCCCGGGGGCCTGGGCGGCGATCGAGCCGATGGCCCGGGAGTTCCACGAGCAGGCCGTCCGGGCCGTGA
- a CDS encoding alpha/beta hydrolase, translated as MALDEATTAFLGRMASSGGEPLHEMSPVEARVLGAALREMYGPGPEVGSITEDTVPVDGGQITVRIFTPREPARALIVYYHGGGWVVGTLDDFDPLARELADRARAAVVLVDYRLAPEHRFPTALDDAWAALRWVDERREQIAGGPVPLVVAGDSAGGNLAAVVAQRAKAADGPDLALQVLVYPVTDADFETASYLDPQNQLMIDREAMIWFWDHYAPDLGDRRHPELSPLGASDLSDLPPAVVLTAEHDVVRDEGEAYADRLARAGVPVHLRRWPGQMHGFFQMVNLLPGAVDGVAHVAAEIDRQLTADVGAAV; from the coding sequence ATGGCGCTCGACGAAGCGACCACGGCCTTCTTGGGTCGGATGGCGAGCAGTGGCGGTGAGCCCCTGCACGAGATGTCCCCGGTGGAGGCCCGTGTCCTCGGCGCGGCCCTCAGGGAGATGTACGGGCCGGGCCCGGAGGTGGGCAGCATCACCGAGGACACGGTGCCGGTGGACGGCGGGCAGATCACGGTCCGGATCTTCACGCCGCGGGAACCGGCCCGGGCGCTGATCGTCTACTACCACGGCGGTGGCTGGGTGGTCGGCACCCTCGACGACTTCGACCCGCTCGCTCGCGAGCTGGCGGACCGCGCCCGGGCCGCGGTGGTACTCGTGGACTACCGGCTCGCCCCCGAGCACCGCTTCCCGACGGCGCTGGATGACGCATGGGCCGCGCTGCGCTGGGTGGACGAGCGGCGGGAGCAGATCGCGGGCGGGCCGGTGCCGCTGGTCGTCGCGGGCGACAGCGCCGGCGGGAACCTGGCCGCGGTCGTCGCGCAGCGTGCGAAGGCGGCGGACGGTCCGGACCTCGCCCTTCAGGTGCTGGTCTACCCGGTCACCGACGCCGATTTCGAAACCGCGAGCTACCTCGACCCCCAGAACCAGCTCATGATCGACCGCGAGGCCATGATCTGGTTCTGGGACCACTACGCTCCCGACTTAGGCGATCGCAGGCATCCCGAGCTCTCACCGCTGGGCGCCTCCGACCTGTCCGACCTGCCTCCGGCCGTGGTGCTCACGGCAGAGCACGACGTCGTGCGCGACGAGGGCGAGGCCTACGCCGACCGCCTGGCGCGAGCCGGCGTGCCGGTGCACCTCCGTCGATGGCCCGGGCAGATGCACGGCTTCTTCCAGATGGTGAACCTGCTGCCCGGCGCAGTCGACGGCGTCGCCCACGTGGCCGCGGAGATCGACCGGCAGCTCACGGCCGATGTGGGTGCAGCCGTATAG
- a CDS encoding TetR/AcrR family transcriptional regulator, translated as MERVLTAKGTATKQRIIEGAAQLIRERGVANVGLDDIRAATSTSKSQLFHYFPDGKADLLLAVARHEADQVLQDQQPMLGHLADWESWRAWQQRVIAKYAAQGRRCPLAALTGQLGKADPATEEIITDLYDRWYGFLRAGVEALHRSGQIDPDTDVDKAATAVLTAVTGGTSMLMATERINYLEDALDQVLDGLQRARTAPSGPGRSATTSH; from the coding sequence ATGGAACGGGTGCTGACCGCGAAGGGAACGGCCACCAAGCAGCGCATCATCGAGGGCGCGGCACAGCTGATCCGCGAGCGCGGCGTCGCCAACGTCGGCCTCGACGACATCCGCGCGGCCACGTCCACGAGCAAGAGCCAGCTCTTCCACTACTTCCCCGACGGCAAGGCCGACCTGCTGCTCGCAGTAGCCCGACACGAGGCCGACCAAGTGCTGCAGGACCAACAACCGATGCTCGGGCACCTCGCCGACTGGGAGAGCTGGCGCGCGTGGCAACAACGCGTCATCGCCAAGTACGCAGCCCAAGGCCGTCGTTGCCCACTCGCAGCGCTCACCGGCCAGCTGGGCAAGGCCGACCCGGCGACGGAAGAGATCATCACCGACCTCTACGACCGGTGGTACGGCTTCCTGCGCGCAGGCGTGGAAGCACTCCACCGTTCCGGCCAGATCGACCCCGACACCGACGTCGACAAGGCCGCAACGGCCGTACTCACGGCCGTCACGGGCGGCACTTCGATGCTCATGGCAACCGAGCGGATCAACTACCTCGAAGACGCGCTCGACCAGGTCCTCGATGGACTGCAGCGGGCGAGGACGGCGCCTTCCGGGCCGGGGCGATCGGCCACCACATCTCATTGA